The following coding sequences are from one Devosia yakushimensis window:
- a CDS encoding cupin domain-containing protein has translation MTVVNVGSVPTQTFGWGLIKWFVSPSATPGAKLTFGEVVLLPGEGHTRHNHPLAEEILYVLSGNGRQMVDDQPEFDIGPGDTIYIPSAMYHSTINTGWEPLRLLALYNPGGAEVDLTALPDYAEVPAGRLPRLQRRS, from the coding sequence ATGACTGTCGTCAATGTAGGGTCCGTGCCGACCCAGACCTTTGGCTGGGGTCTGATCAAGTGGTTTGTTTCGCCCTCGGCAACGCCCGGCGCGAAACTGACTTTCGGAGAGGTTGTGCTGCTGCCCGGGGAGGGGCATACGCGGCACAATCATCCACTGGCCGAGGAGATCCTCTATGTCCTTTCCGGCAATGGGCGGCAGATGGTCGACGACCAGCCGGAATTCGATATCGGGCCGGGGGACACCATCTATATCCCTTCCGCGATGTACCATTCCACGATCAATACCGGCTGGGAGCCGCTGCGCCTGCTGGCGCTTTACAACCCCGGCGGCGCGGAGGTCGATCTGACCGCCCTGCCGGATTATGCCGAAGTGCCCGCCGGCAGACTGCCTCGTCTCCAGCGCAGGAGCTGA